The Caproicibacterium amylolyticum genome includes the window TCTGTTATCATTCGACTCCTGATAATAGTTCATCCCATGATGACAGATGGTAAATTCGTTTCAGCTTGGCTAATGTGTGCAGGTTGGGTGTAATTCTGCCACTCTCCATGTATGCAACTGTTGAGCGATCCAAATTCAAACTGTCGGCAAGCTGCTGCTGGGTAAGGCTGTGTTCCAAACGCAGGTGGCGCAAGTGACTGCAAAGGGACTGATTCATGTTTATCGCGACCTTTTTGTTTCATAATAAAGATTCACTTAGTGCTCGTTCCTTTTTTCCGCGCAATAAGTCCGCGAGAAATCAGGTCACGAATCATTTCATTATGTGTGTTTTTACAATATTTTTCCTTTTTTGCGGTATTCAACTGAATTTCTAAATCG containing:
- a CDS encoding helix-turn-helix transcriptional regulator produces the protein MNQSLCSHLRHLRLEHSLTQQQLADSLNLDRSTVAYMESGRITPNLHTLAKLKRIYHLSSWDELLSGVE